One stretch of Lacrimispora sphenoides DNA includes these proteins:
- a CDS encoding glycosyltransferase family 8 protein: MNVVYASNDNYARHLAVSLYSLLDHNRDMGDIHIFVLSMSLSKKTKERLKSVADGFGQELTVVELGDLKERFSYEVDTGGFDLSIMARLFMGEVLPEVTDRVLYLDCDTVVLSSLKKLWEKDLGSFLLGAVMEPTIYPSIKEEIGLLPEAPYFNSGVLLIDMTRWREENAQKQLLDFYCSMGGKLFAGDQDTINGALKGRIKPLSPRYNFFTNYRYYRYSHLVRLSPVYGKLGQNGFREAKKHPAILHFMGDERPWKEGNLNHYRRAYDHYLSLTPWAGTPKEKGSRLYMAAYHLMDYATFLCPAVRDFVSSRFGMRVINSRKGS, encoded by the coding sequence ATCTGGCCGTATCCCTTTATTCCCTTTTGGATCATAACAGGGACATGGGTGACATCCATATCTTTGTTTTGTCCATGAGCCTGTCCAAAAAGACGAAAGAACGGCTTAAGTCCGTGGCAGATGGGTTTGGTCAGGAACTGACGGTCGTGGAGCTGGGAGATTTAAAGGAGCGCTTTTCCTATGAAGTTGATACGGGCGGTTTTGATTTAAGCATTATGGCCCGCCTGTTTATGGGAGAGGTTCTCCCGGAGGTAACGGACCGCGTGCTGTATTTAGACTGTGATACGGTAGTGCTGTCTTCCCTAAAAAAACTGTGGGAAAAGGATCTGGGATCCTTCCTATTAGGAGCGGTCATGGAACCTACCATATACCCTTCCATTAAGGAAGAAATCGGCCTTTTACCCGAAGCTCCTTATTTTAATTCCGGTGTTCTCCTCATTGATATGACCCGCTGGAGAGAGGAAAACGCCCAGAAGCAGCTTCTGGACTTTTACTGTTCCATGGGCGGGAAGCTGTTTGCTGGAGACCAGGATACCATTAACGGGGCGTTAAAGGGAAGGATAAAACCCTTATCTCCCCGATATAACTTTTTTACCAATTACCGATATTACCGGTACAGTCATCTGGTAAGGCTGTCTCCTGTGTATGGAAAGCTTGGGCAAAATGGGTTCCGGGAGGCAAAAAAACATCCTGCGATCCTACACTTTATGGGGGATGAAAGACCCTGGAAAGAGGGGAATTTAAACCATTACCGCAGGGCTTATGATCATTATCTATCACTTACGCCATGGGCCGGAACACCTAAGGAAAAGGGAAGCCGTCTTTATATGGCTGCTTATCACCTGATGGATTACGCCACCTTTTTATGTCCTGCCGTGAGAGATTTTGTAAGCTCCAGGTTTGGGATGCGGGTAATCAATTCCAGAAAAGGTTCTTAA
- a CDS encoding glycosyltransferase family 2 protein, with protein sequence MNISCIILNYNDPETTISLVTSIVNYKTLDSIVIVDNCSTDDSVSRLQAVAGGKVHLISTERNGGYGYGNNQGIRYAHGTLHASHVLIANPDVKVTEGCIQAMKDSFLKISRLGVAAAVTRAGTGEVALSSWRINGLIGDLLDTGLITRRIFARWLNDRPELKADFEKERYVYVDAVLGSLFMADINALMECGLYDEDVFLYYEEKILGFQLKKKGYGTVLLLNQTYVHLHSVSINKNVKSILKKQAILHESKLHYYKNYLGINRFQECLVKAFLAFLMAEIWFLTKIVGLSW encoded by the coding sequence ATGAACATTAGCTGTATCATTCTTAATTATAATGATCCGGAAACCACCATAAGCCTGGTAACCTCCATAGTAAATTATAAAACCCTGGATTCTATCGTGATCGTGGACAACTGCTCCACCGATGATTCCGTATCAAGGCTTCAGGCGGTTGCGGGCGGAAAGGTCCATCTTATCTCCACGGAAAGGAACGGGGGATACGGATACGGCAATAATCAGGGGATCCGGTATGCACATGGGACGCTTCACGCTTCCCATGTGCTCATCGCAAATCCTGATGTTAAGGTTACAGAAGGATGTATACAGGCCATGAAGGATTCCTTTTTAAAGATAAGCCGGCTGGGGGTTGCGGCAGCAGTCACCAGGGCTGGAACGGGAGAGGTGGCGCTGTCAAGCTGGCGTATTAACGGCCTGATAGGCGATCTTCTGGATACCGGTCTTATTACAAGGCGTATTTTTGCCCGCTGGCTGAATGACCGGCCGGAACTTAAGGCAGATTTTGAAAAGGAGCGGTACGTTTATGTAGATGCTGTGCTTGGTTCCCTTTTTATGGCGGATATTAATGCTCTGATGGAATGCGGTCTTTATGATGAAGATGTCTTTCTTTACTATGAGGAAAAGATACTTGGATTTCAGCTTAAGAAAAAGGGATACGGGACGGTACTTCTTTTAAACCAGACCTATGTACACCTTCATTCCGTGTCTATTAATAAGAATGTGAAATCTATATTAAAGAAGCAGGCAATTCTTCATGAGAGCAAGCTTCACTATTATAAAAACTATCTGGGGATCAACCGGTTCCAGGAATGTCTGGTAAAGGCTTTCCTGGCATTTCTCATGGCTGAAATCTGGTTTTTGACAAAGATCGTGGGATTATCCTGGTAG